A genomic region of Nostoc commune NIES-4072 contains the following coding sequences:
- a CDS encoding putative toxin-antitoxin system toxin component, PIN family: MKVVIDTNVLVSAVLKGRVPRAVIQFIFDNPDWEWIVSLEIVAEYKEVLSRPKFKLTDEVRNSWFEIIDTFATLIDVNVSIDFPRDTKDAKFLACAVAAEVDFLITGDSDFNQAQTLLNTTIISVSLFNKLVCD, encoded by the coding sequence ATGAAAGTTGTTATTGACACGAATGTTTTAGTTTCTGCTGTCCTTAAGGGTAGAGTACCAAGAGCAGTTATTCAGTTTATTTTTGATAATCCCGACTGGGAATGGATTGTTTCATTGGAAATTGTAGCGGAATATAAGGAGGTATTAAGTCGCCCAAAGTTTAAACTGACAGATGAAGTGAGAAACTCATGGTTTGAAATTATTGATACATTTGCGACGCTAATTGATGTCAATGTGTCAATTGATTTTCCAAGAGACACAAAAGATGCAAAGTTTTTAGCTTGTGCAGTAGCAGCCGAAGTAGATTTTTTGATTACGGGTGATTCGGATTTTAATCAGGCGCAAACTTTGCTAAATACAACGATTATTTCTGTGTCTTTATTTAACAAGTTAGTTTGCGATTGA